A window of Equus caballus isolate H_3958 breed thoroughbred chromosome 10, TB-T2T, whole genome shotgun sequence contains these coding sequences:
- the EQUCABV1R935 gene encoding vomeronasal type-1 receptor 4: MFLSDAIWGFFFISQICIGFLGNSLLFMLYMYTFLTQSRLKKPIDLIFIHLTLVNVLTIMFKLIPDAVSSFGVRHFLDDVGCKATLYTYRVTRGLSICTTSLLSAFQAITISPSTSKWARLKSKISTCILPSFLFFWIVNMLIYIYIIKVVDAKRNVTIIGPVYSQPHCQSKQMELHYSMTFLSIIVIRDLLFVVLMMGSSIYMVSLLYKHRQRAQHVHSPSLSSQPSPEIKATHNILLLVSCFVFFYWSNNFVTLYLFYRPEKNLRLERITGILSSCYPTICPFVLMKNTKITLKFISFISKMRTASSQETFSR; this comes from the coding sequence atgtttctaaGTGATGCAATTTGGGGGTTTTTCTTCATATCTCAAATTTGTATTGGGTTCCTGGGGAACTCATTGCTCTTCATGTTATATATGTACACCTTCTTAACTCAATCTCGGCTGAAAAAGCCCATAGATTTGATTTTCATACACCTGACATTAGTCAACGTTTTGACTATCATGTTCAAGTTGATACCAGATGCCGTGTCGTCCTTTGGAGTAAGGCATTTTCTGGACGATGTTGGTTGTAAGGCGACTTTGTACACATACAGGGTCACCCGGGGTCTTTCCATCTGTACCACCTCCCTCCTGAGTGCTTTTCAAGCCATCACTATCAGTCCCAGTACTTCTAAATGGGCAAGGCTTAAATCTAAAATCTCCACGTgcattcttccctctttccttttcttctggatCGTCAACATGCTCATCTATATCTACATCATCAAAGTTGTAGACGCCAAAAGAAATGTCACAATTATTGGTCCTGTGTATTCTCAACCGCACTGTCAATCTAAGCAGATGGAACTCCACTATTCAATGACATTCCTTAGCATCATAGTGATTCGAGATCTCCTCTTTGTGGTCCTCATGATGGGGTCCAGTATCTACATGGTGAGTCTGCTCTACAAACACCGCCAGAGAGCCCAGCATGTTCAcagccccagcctctcctcccagccATCTCCGGAAATCAAAGCCACTCACAATATTCTTTTGCTGGTaagttgctttgttttcttttattggtcAAACAACTTTGTTACCCTTTATTTGTTTTATAGACCTGAGAAAAACTTGAGGCTGGAAAGAATTACCGGGATTCTTTCATCATGCTACCCAACCATCTGCCCTTTTGTGCTGATGAAAAATACTAAGATTACCctcaaatttatttctttcatttcaaagatgagaacTGCCTCTTCTCAAGAAACATTCAGTAGATGA